The following are from one region of the Nicotiana tomentosiformis chromosome 7, ASM39032v3, whole genome shotgun sequence genome:
- the LOC104090419 gene encoding uncharacterized protein isoform X1 — MTLCSRPNMKRSKLEIEVGSTAKATKYGFLPPGALAKGREQGLRSVCSLGAPGNKAESFHQNTFRTAQSMPKHSTCEGSQRMLISSNGTRSNSLISVGGRVQAAKKSSIVPEKEQMQTNFSLPPSTDILFSASTKKNSFVPRKDQMQTETPFPPPTDQVMQKVETCMV, encoded by the exons ATGACCTTATGCTCAAG GCCTAACATGAAAAGATCAAAGCTTGAAATTGAGGTTGGATCCACTGCAAAGGCTACCAAATATGGATTCCTTCCACCAGGTGCTCTAGCAAAGGGACGAGAGCAAGGGCTAAGATCAGTGTGCTCTTTAGGAGCGCCTGGGAATAAGGCGGAATCCTTCCATCAAAATACGTTTCGTACTGCTCAAAGTATGCCTAAACATTCTACTTGTGAAGGAAGTCAACGTATGTTAATATCTTCTAATGGTACAAGATCAAATTCTCTCATATCTGTTGGTGGTCGAGTGCAAGCAGCAAAGAAAAGCTCCATAGTTCCTGAAAAAGAGCAGATGCAAACTAATTTTTCATTGCCTCCATCTACTGATATTCTATTCTCTGCATCTACAAAGAAAAACTCATTTGTTCCTAGGAAAGATCAGATGCAAACTGAGACTCCATTTCCTCCACCCACTGATCAAGTTATGCAAAAAGTTGAAACATGTATGGTTTGA
- the LOC104090419 gene encoding uncharacterized protein isoform X2, which translates to MRPNMKRSKLEIEVGSTAKATKYGFLPPGALAKGREQGLRSVCSLGAPGNKAESFHQNTFRTAQSMPKHSTCEGSQRMLISSNGTRSNSLISVGGRVQAAKKSSIVPEKEQMQTNFSLPPSTDILFSASTKKNSFVPRKDQMQTETPFPPPTDQVMQKVETCMV; encoded by the exons ATGAG GCCTAACATGAAAAGATCAAAGCTTGAAATTGAGGTTGGATCCACTGCAAAGGCTACCAAATATGGATTCCTTCCACCAGGTGCTCTAGCAAAGGGACGAGAGCAAGGGCTAAGATCAGTGTGCTCTTTAGGAGCGCCTGGGAATAAGGCGGAATCCTTCCATCAAAATACGTTTCGTACTGCTCAAAGTATGCCTAAACATTCTACTTGTGAAGGAAGTCAACGTATGTTAATATCTTCTAATGGTACAAGATCAAATTCTCTCATATCTGTTGGTGGTCGAGTGCAAGCAGCAAAGAAAAGCTCCATAGTTCCTGAAAAAGAGCAGATGCAAACTAATTTTTCATTGCCTCCATCTACTGATATTCTATTCTCTGCATCTACAAAGAAAAACTCATTTGTTCCTAGGAAAGATCAGATGCAAACTGAGACTCCATTTCCTCCACCCACTGATCAAGTTATGCAAAAAGTTGAAACATGTATGGTTTGA